The Bradyrhizobium sp. LLZ17 genomic sequence AGTTTGCGCCTGCGATGTTGATGAGCTTGTTCAGGTGTAGAGCAAAAGCTACTACGAAGCAGATATAGTGAAGGTTGTTGCTGCGCCAAAGCGACCACGTCACGATAAACGTCAAACTATGTTGTAGGGACAAGCCACCAAACACCTAACGACGGCTACATCAAGGGCTTTAACTCACCCAATCTCCGTGCAGGGATTTATGGCACGAGGTCCGCGTAGCCAGGACACGTTGAAGTGCCCAAGAGGCCTTCAGCCAAATTCATTCTTGGACTCCTGATGCCGAAGATGCCGGACCGGCCAGATCACACTGTTGATAATGTCCACTCGTTCAGCAGGCACAAGTCCCGTCGCGGGATACTCGTCTGGTTTCGGCACCCACGCCGTACCAAATAAAAAGTCCCAAAGCGGAAAAAAAGCGGCAAAGTTCTTGTCTCGGTGCTCCATCAGGACCGAGTGATGGATGCGGTGCCATTGCGGGTTGTTTATCCATGTCACGAACCGACCGAGCGGGATACGGAGGTTTAGATGAGCACAAGTGTCGGGGACAAAGAAGATCAATCCGGCGACCAAGGCCATATCCGCTGGGATCCGAAACAAGATCGCCAAAATTGGAAGAAAGGCGTCGGAAAGGACCCTCTCCAGCCAAAAATGCCGGCCAGCCGTGATGAACGTAAGGGCATTCGCGCTGTGGTGAAACGAGTGCATAGCCCAAAGGACGGGAATTGCATGTTGAAGACGATGGAACGTGTACTTGTAGAGATCGAGAGCAACCACAACGAGTGCTAGTGAGGCGTACCACCAATAACCATCAGTCGGTAGTGCAATCCAGCCAAGCCCGGTGAAGCTTGCGATCGTACCTGCGCATATTGCCGCGATCGGACCGAGCAGGTTTTCCAATCCGATGCTCACGATAACGGCTAACCAATCATCGCGAAACTCGGGACCCGGAACGGGCGCAATGGGCCACCATGTCTCCAAGAGACGAGTACCGTAGATGACACCTAAGTATATTGCCGCAAGACGAGCGGCGTCTACGATCTCACCCGACATGACGAATGTCTCGCCGCTTTAACGTT encodes the following:
- a CDS encoding sterol desaturase family protein is translated as MSGEIVDAARLAAIYLGVIYGTRLLETWWPIAPVPGPEFRDDWLAVIVSIGLENLLGPIAAICAGTIASFTGLGWIALPTDGYWWYASLALVVVALDLYKYTFHRLQHAIPVLWAMHSFHHSANALTFITAGRHFWLERVLSDAFLPILAILFRIPADMALVAGLIFFVPDTCAHLNLRIPLGRFVTWINNPQWHRIHHSVLMEHRDKNFAAFFPLWDFLFGTAWVPKPDEYPATGLVPAERVDIINSVIWPVRHLRHQESKNEFG